TTGACGGTGACGTCCGCGGGGCGCGTCAGCAAGGTGCTCGTGGAGCGAGGGCAATACGTCCAGGCGGGACAGCCGCTGGTGGAGCTGCACTCGCCGGTGGAGCAGGCGGAGCGCAGCCGGATGACGCAGGAGTTCCGCGCGCAGCTCGCCGCGGGCCTGCTCAACCCGCTCGACGCCATGTCCCGGCAGGCGCTCTCCAATTTGCGCAGCCAGGTGGACCTCAGCGAGGCGCGGCTGTCGGAGCGCGTGCTCCGGGCCACCGTCAGTGGCCGCGTCTATGACGTCCGCGTGCGAGAGAACCAGTACCTGAACGCCGGGCAGGCGGTGGCCTCCATCCTCCAGGATGGCTCCGAGGCCTTCGCGCTGGCGCTCGTGCCCGGCCAGTACCGCCCCATGCTGGAGGCCGGGCAACAGATTCGCATGGAGGTCTCCGGCTTCCCCTACGCGTACCAGTACTTCCAGGTGACGTCCGTCAGCGACGAGCTGGTGGGACCCGCCGAGGTGCGGCGCTATCTGGGGCCGGGGCTCGGCGACGCGCTGCCGCTCCAGGGGCCCCACGTGGCGGTGGAGGGCCGGCTGCCCGGCGCGACCTTCGACGTGGATGGACGCAGCTACTCCTATTACACGGGCATGCCCGGCGTCGCCTGGGTGCGCGTGCGCATCCGCAACGGCTGGCTGACCCTGTTCCCCGTGCTCGAACTCCTCGGAAAACACCGTGGCTGAAGAAGAAGACTCCGCGGGCTCACTGTTCGACCGCTTCCCCGCCCTGGCCCGCATTGGCGAGCACCTGCGGCGAAGGCGCGTCCCCTTCATCGCGCAGCTCACGGCCGCTGACTGCGGCGCCGCGTCCCTGGCCATGGTGCTGGGGTACTGGGGACGGCGCATCAGCCTGGACGAGGTCCACGCGGCCACGGGCCTGACGCTGCGAGGCGTCAGCGCGCTGGCGTTGCTCGAGGCGGGCCAGCGCTTCGGCCTGGTGGGCCGCGCCGCGCGGGTGGACATCGACGAGTTGCACCTGCTGGACCCCGCCACCATCCTGCACTGGGAGTTCCGGCATTTCGTCGTCTTCGAGCGGCTGACGTCGAAGGGCGTGGAGCTGGTGGACCCGGGCTTCGGCCGGCGCACCGTGCCCATGGAGCAGTTCCGCAAGTCCTTCACGGGCGTCGCGCTGCTCTTCGAGCCGTCTGAGACCTTCGAGACGGGCGGCACCGTCCCCGGCCCCCGCCGCTACCTGCGGCTCGTCACCGAGCGCAGCACCACGCTGCGGCGCATCGTCGTGATGTCGGTGCTGCTCCAGTTGTTCGCGCTCGCGCTGCCGTCCCTCACCGGCGCGGTGGTGGACCGGGTGGTCCCCAGCGGCAACGTCTCGCTGCTGGGGGTCCTCGCCGCGGGCATGGGCGCCCTGGTCGTCTTCCAGTTCGCCGCGTCGCTGGTGCGCTCACACCTGCTGCTGCATCTGCGCACGTACCTGGACGCGCGGATGACCGTGGGCTTCCTGGACCACCTGGTGCGGCTGCCCTTCTCGTTCCTCCAGTTGCGCTCGACCGGCGACTTGATGAGCCGGCTCAACAGCAACGCCACGGTGCGCGAGCTGCTCACCTCCGGCGCGCTGTCCGCCGTGCTGGACGGAACGCTGGTGTGCATCTACCTGGTCCTGCTGTTCTACGGGAGCTGGCAGATGGCCCTGCTCGTGCTGGGGCTGGCGCTGCTGCAGGTGCTCGTCTTCGTGTTCGCGCGCAAGCGCCAGCGGGAGCTGATGTCCCGCAGCCTCGAGGTGAACGCCAGCGCGCAGAACTACGAGGTGGAGCTCTTCAACGGCATCCAGACGCTCAAGGCCATGGGGCTGGAGGACCGGGCCGTGCAGCACTGGTCCAACCTCTACGTGGACGTGCTCAACGTGTCGCTGGACCGCGGCCGGCTGTCCGCGTTGACCGACTCCTTCACCGCCACGCTGCGCATGGCGTCTCCGCTGGCGACGCTGGCGGTGGGCACCTGGCTGGTGCTTGAGCATCAGCAGCTCTCCCTGGGCGAGATGCTGGCCATCAACGCGCTGGCGGGGAACTTCCTCACGCCCATCTCCAACCTGGTGGCCACCGCGTTCCAGTTGCAACTGGTGGGCAGCTACCTGGACCGCGTGGACGACATCCTCCAGGCGAAGCCGGAGCAGACGGACGACACGCCCCGCCGCGCGCACAAGCTGCAGGGCGGCATCCAGGTGGACGGCGTTTCGTTCCAGTACGGCAGCCGCGCCACGCCCGTGCTCCAGGACGTCAGCGTGGACGTCCAACCCGGCCAGTTCGTGGCCATCGTCGGCCGCTCCGGCGCGGGCAAGTCCACGCTGGCCAACCTGCTGCTCGGGCTGTACCTGCCGACGAAGGGGGACATCCGCTACGACGGCAACTCCCTGCGGGAGCTCGATTTGCGGGACGTGCGCCGGCAGATGGGCGTGGTGCTGCAGAACCCCGCCCTCTTCCAGGGGGACATCCGGAAGAACATCGCCTACTCCGACCCCAGCCTGCCCCTGGAGCAGGTGCTGGAGGCCGCCCGTCGCGCGCAGATTCACGACGAGGTGATGGCCATGCCCATGAAGTACGAGACGATTCTCAGCGACATGGGCAGCTCCCTGTCGGGA
This genomic window from Myxococcus hansupus contains:
- a CDS encoding peptidase domain-containing ABC transporter, producing the protein MAEEEDSAGSLFDRFPALARIGEHLRRRRVPFIAQLTAADCGAASLAMVLGYWGRRISLDEVHAATGLTLRGVSALALLEAGQRFGLVGRAARVDIDELHLLDPATILHWEFRHFVVFERLTSKGVELVDPGFGRRTVPMEQFRKSFTGVALLFEPSETFETGGTVPGPRRYLRLVTERSTTLRRIVVMSVLLQLFALALPSLTGAVVDRVVPSGNVSLLGVLAAGMGALVVFQFAASLVRSHLLLHLRTYLDARMTVGFLDHLVRLPFSFLQLRSTGDLMSRLNSNATVRELLTSGALSAVLDGTLVCIYLVLLFYGSWQMALLVLGLALLQVLVFVFARKRQRELMSRSLEVNASAQNYEVELFNGIQTLKAMGLEDRAVQHWSNLYVDVLNVSLDRGRLSALTDSFTATLRMASPLATLAVGTWLVLEHQQLSLGEMLAINALAGNFLTPISNLVATAFQLQLVGSYLDRVDDILQAKPEQTDDTPRRAHKLQGGIQVDGVSFQYGSRATPVLQDVSVDVQPGQFVAIVGRSGAGKSTLANLLLGLYLPTKGDIRYDGNSLRELDLRDVRRQMGVVLQNPALFQGDIRKNIAYSDPSLPLEQVLEAARRAQIHDEVMAMPMKYETILSDMGSSLSGGQRQRLALARSLVHGPAILLLDEATNALDTKTERAVQDAIAELNCTRVVIAHRLSTIRDADLILVMDQGRLVEQGRHDDLMALQGHYSELVAHQDRVLQQKLTG
- a CDS encoding biotin/lipoyl-binding protein encodes the protein MSQNPHQSSLFRQEALDHYAKPEVRGNLLRVDPFWARVTYWLILAVALVLGVGLTVVEINDYATGPVLIQVRGLEDLTVTSAGRVSKVLVERGQYVQAGQPLVELHSPVEQAERSRMTQEFRAQLAAGLLNPLDAMSRQALSNLRSQVDLSEARLSERVLRATVSGRVYDVRVRENQYLNAGQAVASILQDGSEAFALALVPGQYRPMLEAGQQIRMEVSGFPYAYQYFQVTSVSDELVGPAEVRRYLGPGLGDALPLQGPHVAVEGRLPGATFDVDGRSYSYYTGMPGVAWVRVRIRNGWLTLFPVLELLGKHRG